AATGCCATCCTAACTAATGCCCCccaaaaataattaacaattgCCCCCCCCCAGTAAAATACACAATACtttaattaatgaaaaatatcGGAATTATATTTTGTCAAGTGTACAAAATGGTACATAAAACACatttaatttacatttttttgtaatgatGATACTAAGTCTACAACTTCTCTCTTAACTCTAAGTCGTTAACTTAGAGCTACTCTTGTGTGAGCCCGAGCCCTGCAGTTGGGAGGAGTTATAGGCGAATCCCCTTCTGCTGACAAGTTGCGAGGTACTTGGGTCACACGACGTGGACGACGAGGAGCTGGAGCTACTTCGGGTTCAGCCTCGACAGGAGGAGCATCCAAAAGCTCCATAAGAAGTGCATAAAGAGGCTCAACTGGAAGAGCAACATCTTCAGGTGTCCTGATTGTGTTCAATCAATCACTTCAATCAAAGTGTTTTCACTATTTTGTCTGAATCTGCTACTACGAAATGGGAGGCCAgaataaacaagttttttttttactcttttgAATTACGGCTATCTACGGCCTTAAATATAGTTTAACGTGAGTAAAAGAACCCTCTAGCGAGAAATAAAGCCTATTAACGGAAGAATACTTAATCGGACATATGAAATTGTAACCGCGAcctattttaaataattatgattaatttaatttaaacttATAGGATTTTGAAATTAGGGGcaattgttaattatttttggGGGGCATTAGTTAAGGGGACAATAGTTTTAAGGGGCAACAGTCTGGGGGGCAACTGTAGTAAACGTGAGGGGGCGTAAATGTTAAACGTCGTCCTAGCGTAAATGTTAAACGTTTTCCCCGATGATCTTATAACAAGCTTGGGTTGTTTCTGAGGGGGAGAGCTAGTCCCCAATGGTGTTGGTATCGAAGGGGacgacttcttttttttgccactTTTCTCACAACTGGCTGAATCATCCTGGACGAAAGTCCGCATGTGATATTTAATAAGAGTTTTTTGCAGAGCCCAGTTCAGATCATAAGTTCGATTCGAAAGATACAGATCATCTAGCGATCCTCTGTTTCGTTGAATCTTCTAGTTTTGATCAATAAAAGTTCTATTACTATTTCGATCCCTATCTTTCGTGCAATATGGATATTGCAGTTCAGAGAGTACCTGGCAAACGCGCTGGCAGCTTCGTCTACGTGACGGAGGACAATTATATTTTCCATCTGTACAAAGAAAGGTCACAAGCTACTTTCTCCCTCAACGTCaatttttaagtaaaattttttttttatttgttatccAGAGCTTTGCGATGTCGCAAACACAAGCATTATGCGTGCCTGGCTCGCCTGACCATGTTCGGTGAACGATTTTTTATGAAAAGTCATCATAGTCATGCTAACGAGGAAAACGAGATAGAACGTattgctgttgaaaacagtGCTTCCACTTTTTCACCAGCAAAAACCCTGTGACGTTGCCAGAAAACCTTGTTGTAATGATCACCACTAGGTGGCTGATCATCCTCCATGGAGGGGAGACCCAGGCCTAGGCTCACAGAATACACTCAGAGAGACTCAGACACTTGTAACTacaacatggtgtcagaagttGTCGagtaatttttcaatttctcgcgtggttattttttttttttgagtgtTCGCCACTGTTGCTTGCACCTATTTGGTGAATAGTAAGTTATTTAAAATGTCTTTAACTTACATTTGGTGTAACGAACACGTCTGAAGTACTGAGTGTTTGTGGCGACAAGATTTTGTCGCGTGGTCTCTCTCATCTGTATCCGTAGCAATCGTGAACATCTTTTGCTCAGGtggtttgttgtttctgcGTATGTGATTGTGAACTAGTTATCTCTCACGCAGTGTAATTGTGACTCAATTTTGCGaacttttttcttgcttggCCCTCGTTGGCCCATCTTTTACTGGTTCTCGTCAGCAAATCGAGCGTGGTCATCATGGCTACAGGACTAAAGTTTCCTGATCCGTTTAATTTTTCGTCTCCTAATTTAGCATTGGAGTGGAGTCAGTGGAGTTGCCAATTTAAGTGGTTTATCCTTGCAACACGTAAGGacgaaaaagatgaagaaatcATAGTCGGTGTGCTTTTATCGTTGCTGGGCAGAGAAGGAATCAAGATCTATGACACTCTACCCTTGTCAGCTGCTGATGCGAAGACGATCACGCCGGTGTTGGATGCTCTGACAGCTTATTTTCAACCACTTAAGAGTGAAGTGTTTGACCGGTTCTTGTTTCATCGCCGTCATCAACAGCCGGGTGAACCTTTTGACGCGTGGTTAGTAGAGCTTTTAAGTCTAGTCAAACCATGCAATTACGGAACTGCGGCGGTGATTGAATCGATAGTAAGGGATCAGATAGTGCTTGGCGTAGCCAATGAACAAGTTCGGGAAAACTATTGTTTGAGTCTGGTCTGACTTTGGCTAAGGCGTGCAACATTGTGCGAGCGTGTGAATCAGCGTCATCACAGCTTACACAGATGACCGCTCGTTCGGATCCGACCGTTCATCGCCTCATGGACAGCTCGTCAAAAGGAAGGCCGTCAACATCTCAGCACAATAAAAGTCGTCAAAATGGTGGAAACGCACAAGCACAGAATTTTGTTAATTGCCAAGGCTGCGGTCGACGTCATAAAAAAGGCCAATGTTCGGCAACAAATGTGGAGTGCTATTCGTGTGGCCAGATGGGACATTTCGCAAATACATGTCCAAATCCGAAGGCTCGTAATGGTCCAGCTAAACATCGACAGAGGGGGCCACAAGCTACACTTCAACATGATGGCCGTCAGCAGTCCCTCCGGCCAGCACAACGAGGAACGTTCATGCAACAGCAGTTGCATGCTGTTGAGGAGGAGGAGTGGGACAACCAGTGTCCAGAAACAGGCGGGTTTTTGGCGGATCTTGTGAATCACCAGCTCACGTGctcagaagaaaaagaagaagaatggtACGAAGACTTATCGGTTGACGGACGAGCGGTAATTCACTTTAAACTTGATTCTGGAGCCACGTGTAACGTTCTGCCATATGAGTTGTATACCCGTGTGTGTCCCAATGGTGGTAACCTGGAACCAGGCCCTCGTGTACGAAACTATAGTGCTAAAGGTGGCTATTTAGATGTACTTGGAGTTTATAAAGGCCGTGTTGTGCGCAAAGGCGTAACTTATGCACTCAGATTTGTAGTTGTGAACGAGCCGGGTCAACCGGCAATTTTGGGCCTTCCGGCGTGCAAACTAATGAGACTGATTAAGAGAGTTCACACAGTTAAAGTGACACAGCAACCAAATCATCCACCTTTAGTGAACGAGTTTTCGGAAGTGTTTAATGGAATTGGCAAACTGCCGATGGAACACGAAATTCGACTCGCAACGGGTGCAGCTCATGTGGATCCGGTCGTCTCGGCAGCAGGTCGTCTTCCATTTAGTTTGGAGAAACGTGTGTTTGACAAACTGGATCAGATGGTGGCGCTGGAAATCATAGCTCCTGTAGTGGAGCCGACAGAGTGGGTCAGCAGAATGTTGGTGGTCGGCAAGGCGGATGGAGATGTTCGCATTTGTCTTGATCCATCCAACTTGAACAAAGCCATTCAACGCCAGCATTTCATGGTGCCAACTGTTGAACAACTATTTGGAAAAATAGGTAAAGCAAAGTATTTTTGTAGCTTGGACGCCGCGTCGGGCTTTTATCAAATTCCACTCTCTGAACGTTCGTCGTATTTGTGCACTATGGCAACTCCAAAAGGACGATACCGATTTCTTCGACTACCGTTTGGACTCATATCTGCCCCCGAGGTGTACCTGCAGGCTATGTCAGAGTTGTTTGGTGATCTACCAGGAGTGCTCATATACTTTGATGACTTCTTAGTTATgggtgaaacaaaagaagaactaGAGTGCAACTTGCGGCAAGTGCTAGTACGTTGTCGTGAAGTAAACTTAAAGCTACAATTAAAAAAGTGTCGTTTCTTCTTGCAGGAGCTACCGTGGTTAGGACATGTTATTGCTCAAGGAGCCGTGAAAGTTGATCCCGAGAAAGTAGAAGCCATTGTGAACATGCCGGCCCCGACGGATAAACAAAGCTTAACTCGGTTATTGGGAATGGTAACGTACTTGGACAAGTTCTGTAAAAATTTGTCAGTGATTACCCGCCCACTTCGTGACATTTTGAAACAGGATGCGGCCTGGGTCTGGGATGACCAGCAAGAAGAGGCTTTGGATGCTTTAAAATCTGCCATCTCATCGTTACCAGTTTTGAAGCTATTTGATCTGTCCAAACCAATGGTAGTTTCGGTTGATGCGTCGCCGATGGGTATTGGTGCTGTACTTCTACAGGAGGGACAACCGGTTGCATTTTCTTCTACGTCGCTGACAGAAACCCAAAAACGATACTGCCAGATAGAAAAAGAGCTGTTGGCAGTACAATTTGGCCTACTCCGTTTCAAGCAGTATGTTTATGGCCAGAAAGTGCTGGTCGAGTCGGACCACAAACCCTTAATTGGCCTGCTAGACAAACCAGTGGCGTCCTGCTCGCCTAGAATCCAGCGTATGAGGCTTCAGCTACAGCAGTTTGATTTCCGGTTGATATATAAGCCCGGTAAAGACCTGTTCATTGCTGACACTCTGAGCAGAGCACCCTCCCCACGCTTGTTCGTCGATGATGTCACGCAAGATAGTGAAGATCAGGTTCACCATGTGCTTCATAGCGTCATGTCTTCAGGATCAACCCGACAGAGATACGCAGACGCCACGTCATCGGATCCTACTCTTCAACTTTTAAAGACAGTCATTAGGAAGGGCTGGCCTGAAAAACGTAGCCAGTGTCCACCTCCGGTGAAACAGTTTTGGTCCGTCCGGAATGAGTTGTCGGCTGTGGAGGGAGTGCTATTGTGCGGTAATCGCTTAGTGGTCCCAATGTCTCTTCGTCGTGAAACAATGGAAGGGATCCATGACGGCCATTTTGGTGAAACAAAATCGGTTCTACGCGCAAAGTCAGCAGTATATTGGCCAGGCTGGGAAGATCAGGTGAAGAACATGGTGGCAAGTTGTGCGGTGTGTCAAGAAAACAGGTGTCGCAATCCTAAACAGCCGCTATATCCGGTTCGTCTCCCAGATTACGCCTTTCAAATGGTTTCGGCGGACATATTTCATTTTGACAGTGTCAACTATCTTCTTCTGGTGGATTCATATAGCAAATGGCCGTGCGTTGTTCCGCTAAAATCCTTGACGTCAGCGGTATTAATTGAAGAAATGTCCAGGTTTTTCTCCGATTTTGGGCGCCCGGAAGAGTTGGAATCAGACAATGGGACCCAATTTGCAAGTGCCGAGTTCCGGGAGTACTGcaagaaaataaatgttacCCAGGTGACATCCAGCCCGGAGTATGCCCAGTCTAATGGGCTCGTTGAACGTCACGTTCAGACAGTGAAAAGTGTACTTCTGACAATGTTTGCGGATGGAAAATTGCTATGGGAGGCACTGGCTGCAATCCGCTCCACCCCTGTGTCCAGCTCATTACCGGCCCCTTCAGTTTTACTTCAAGGTCGCAATCTTCGGGGATCTTTACCATTTGTTTCATCGTCGCTCAAGTCTACATTGATTCCTGCGTCGGTGGTTCGGGATGAGCTGGGGCGTCGTCAACAGAGAGCGGCATTTACCCAACCCCGTTCGGTTGATATTCGGTCCTCCGCATTGTCTGTTGGTCAACCTGTTCGGGCCCTGGTTAAAAATAGGTGGTTGCCAGGTGTTGTGAGTGTAGTTTGCCCCGAACCAAACTCGTACGTTGTGCGTTTAAATGATGGCCGTCTGTTTCGACGCACACGCTGGGCTATTAATATTTCGGTTTGTGATTCTAAATTAAATCCGGTGAGGCCTTGTTTTCATCGACTTCCGGTTGTTGCCATGCCCCCTGCTACAGTTCCAGTGTCTAGACCGGTTCCTGGTCTTCCGACCTTGGCTCTGCCTTCAGTATCCAGACAGATTCCTGCTCCGACGAATGTTAACTCATCCGGATCATGCGGCAGGGCTGGCCAGTCGTCGGTGGCGCAACGTCAACAAACTGTGGCTTCGCCCATTGGTTCTGCGCCACGTTTGCCCTTGGCTGCTCAGAGCGTGTCTTCATGTCCTGATTCTAGTCTGTCGCCTGCCCGTCCTGTTCGGAGTTTAAAATCCAAAACTCCGGTAGCTGATCGTAGTGTTTGGTTGCCGATGGCATCTGTTCCTCCATCGCAATCGGTTCCTGTTCCGGCCATTGGTGTTACTCGCTCTGGACGTCGTTATGTCAAGCCGCCTCCATAGTTCCATGTATTTCGTTTATGTTCTCTGGTTTAAGTGCGTTCGAGTAACGCTTGCTAGAATGATCCTATCCTCTTATTCTTCACGTTCTATTCTGTTCAGCTCGGTGTTTTGTCTTAACATTATCCTCCACAAGTTTCCTCACATCATCACTCTTTTGTCATTTATTCATGTAACGTCTTTCTCTCATTTCGTCATTGTTCAGGTCATTTCGTCATTGTTCATATCATTTCATCATTGTTCATTTCGGTTCTTGCTTATTTCTTGTTTATCGTTTGTGGGTTATGTCAAAGGGGGAGATGTTGTAATGATCACCACTAGGTGGCTGATCATCCTCCATGGAGGGGAGACCCAGGCCTAGGCTCAAAGAATACACTCAGAGAGACTCAGACACTTGTAACTACAACAAACCTAaaataggtttttttttgtaaaaaaccCTAAAAAAAACCCTGACagttttcatttaaaaatcccGAAAAAACCCCGAAAAAAGCCAGAAAAAGTAATTAAAAACGCTGTAGCAGTAGAAGAGATATTTTTTCtcatcaaaaaataaaccGACAACCATAGAAAAATCTAATTTCTGTATTGCATTTTGATTAACAAGGAAATTTTACGTTCAAAAGCACACATTTCTGAATAACTTATTTTGGAATTCACAATTACGGCAGCAATTACACATTACAAACCCTGTGTTTGATCTGGGATGGGCAAATTGGCCTTTACAGACTTTACTTTATCGATAAGCGCCTTTTTTATGAGAACATTAGAAGCGGAATGATCTTCGTTTACACCCCAGTGCTTAATTTGCATAAGAGAAGTAACAGACACATTATTGAGCAAATTACGGCGATCCGTTTTGATTAGTTTAAATGCACTGAATTCTCTTTCAGCAGTTACATTGCTGAATGGCatcgagaaagaaaagaaatacaaaagcTGAGATTGGGAAATCTTGGCTTGCTATCGAGTTTTAGAGATAACACCCGTTTCCAGTAGGTTTCAGAATCAAGGATCCTAACCTCATCTTCACTATGACATTGCAACAAAATTGGTTCCAAATAAGAATGGCTACACCATTCTCGATCAGCTAGACTAGCATTCACTTCTTTATCTTTAGGAAGATTAGGGTACTGTTTGAACAATTTAATTAATGAATCAGGATGCCGCATCCTTGCATTGGTGGGATTGACTAGtttaacaatataaaaaaatacgtCACTGAAATCGTAACGCTACTGAATTTCCAAAATGGCTTGAATGTAGAAACTTCTGCAGTGTTTGATGACAAACACTAGTCTGATTACCAACCAGTTACTAAAAGGTCAATCAATAATCGATTAATGTATCTAGTTTTGATTGACCTTTTACTAACTGGTTAGATAAATGTATTACTTTTAGGTATTGGAGCTTTTCTTCAGAATAAATTGATCAAACCGCTgagacacattttttttttcaataatcaTTGATGAAATCGCTGATGTCACTACCACAACACAGATTTCTGTTACGGTGTAGTACTGGGATGCACAGAAGCAGAAGCTGGTTGTTAACATCCGCGATTTCAGCAATGTATTCTGAAAGGAAATGTATCGTCAGCTGTTAAATCAACCCATTCTGACGATAAACCCAAATAACTAAAAGCAATACGTTTCGCGAAACAATTGTAAAAGGTCATCGATACTAGAAACATATTAGTTAGTCTACTCACCAAATCGAACAATGTTGCTAGCTTTTTGTTTAGCTAATTTAAGTTGCTTTAGGCATTCATCCCGCGGAAAACAACATCGAAGGAGAGATATTAGCCGATCAATCAAACTTAAAGGTAAGTTATTTTCAGCAATGAAAATGCACAAACGTGTTGCTAGCGAGACAACGTTGTCTTCTGCCGAATGATGATTACAAGCATCAGCAATAACTTTCCTTTGTGCTTCGATCAAAGTAATGAGATGAGCACTTCTTAAGTGCTTTGCTGTGACTTTATGGCGTTTCAGTTCTAATAACCCTGTTCcgttagaaaaaaattcatcGCATGGGATACAGTAGGCCACTGTTTCTCTTTCAGTACCTCTGGTCCGTTTCTCGAGCCAGCCAACACACTCTGGATCGGCTAACCAATGGTCTCTAAATTTCTGTTTATAAggttctttcttcttttgtttagtTTCACTTGcctgatttaatttttttttcttgcgaGTTTCATCCCCTGCAGTTGAGGTACATGACTTTCTTTTACTCATGTTCCTCGTGTTTTCTTCACAGTTACTTTCATTGTCCAATGTTTCAACATCAGGACTTGATGGAAGTATTATTGATGATTCAGCCACAGATAGAAAATGTGAAACTGTagtattgtcacacgagttgtatttggacaagaacaaacgaatacaacaagtgatgacttaaattctaaacaatggtttaactcaaacaaaagggataaccattaccaaaagttggagaagcgtctgaagacctcttgggaaaccagggaactcgtcttttaccgaattttacacttgcatttaaactgctatgctaattacgccccttccggagcgcatgtctccgtatctacttctagccctgattatctgcaatgattcattcccacggtcgcagcatagttcaatgagcgggtgaatcatctctgtgaagagataaacaCTTACcctttttcacccgcgacagtaTTTTCAGCGGTGGGTTCTTCAATACCATAATCAATGTGTGTTGAGACTAATGGTGATTCATTTGTTGATCCTAAAGTTAAGGCCTTATCCGTAACTGATATTATCTCAACATCAAGTTCAGCAGTTGGGCTTTTAGTAATCGTTGCTGTTTCGGAAAGCAATGAGGCACTAGTAGCCTTCCGTTTAATCCAAGTAAGTAACGATGGCTGGCTCATCTTCAAatgctgaaaaataaaaaataaagaaaagtgtggtataagaaaaaagaaatcaagtgaataactaatattttaattaCTTCATGAAATCAAACCGTATATTGTAATAAATACAGAGAGATGACACTCGAGCACTTGACACTGTTACACAATCAGACCAAGAAACAAGAGCAGGCTAGCTGTTCTATGCTGCAGTGTTCTATTACGCTAGGGCTTTCGAGTTTCGACTTTCAACGTTTCGAGTTCGACtgaattgtttttcttgtcgTCTGCAACTTTGCATGCATCTATGTTTGTAAAGGCAGGCAGCGCCAGAGCTggcaataattttttaacgagtatttttaaaaaaccctATAAAAAACCCTGAAATGTTGGAAAAccccaaaatgttttttaaccctaaagttgtaaaaaaatagtctgAAAACCCTGAAACGGGGTAAAAATCCTAAAAGTGGAAACACTGGTTGAAAACGACTGCAAACGGCGAACTGCTGAGCAGCCTGTACGCCCCAGAGTGATTTTCGAACAAGCCAGACAAGAGTAGGTTTCCCTTCTAACCTTGGTACGCTATAGTAtttcaaactatttttttttcttacattcaTAGACATCCAAATTCCGTAATTGGGTTTGGTCCCAATTTAGAAAGAGCTATACAACGAGCAAGGCGTCGTCTGCAGCCGGCGATTCCGCATTCGTTTGATGAAGCAGAGCGAACTATAACAGGCTCTGATATGTACAGGTACAACTTAATaacctttttatttatttattttcaaagcCTATAACTAATGTTATTAATTGTGTCTTCCATAGAAAAACACTCAACCAATCAGCAGATTTCTTTCATGGAAGAGTGTCGACCGACTCTGGGAatgcttttattttcatctcGCTGGCTCTACTGCCTGAAATTCACACAACGAGAGAAATCCGATCAGATGGAACTTTTAAAACGGTTCCCAACGTGTTTTATGAACTTTTCACGCTTCACGTTTTGGCGTATGGGAAGGTAATATAATATTTATAATTGAAACTTGATTTCAGTACTCTagcaattttaaattttgttctcaTAGTCTTTTCCTGTTTCCTACGCGTTGATGTCCAACAAAACAGCTGAACTCTATCGTATGGCTATCGATCGCATACTGCAGATTCTTCAAGAGGTCAACCCTGGGGATCACTTTGAAGTAGAAGTATTAATTTCCGACTTCGAATTAGCAATCATGGGTACGATGCAACAAGCTTTTCCAATTGCAAGAAGCCGTGGCTGTTGGTTTCACTATGCGCAGGTACCCTTTTAAGAATTTTCtacataaaataaatgttttcttatcattaattgtttatttagGCTATTTATCGTAGAGCCTACAAAGAAGGACTTCAAAGGGCCTATAGATCAGGTGGGGTTATAA
This sequence is a window from Daphnia magna isolate NIES linkage group LG7, ASM2063170v1.1, whole genome shotgun sequence. Protein-coding genes within it:
- the LOC116927525 gene encoding uncharacterized protein LOC116927525 — encoded protein: MYRKTLNQSADFFHGRVSTDSGNAFIFISLALLPEIHTTREIRSDGTFKTVPNVFYELFTLHVLAYGKSFPVSYALMSNKTAELYRMAIDRILQILQEVNPGDHFEVEVLISDFELAIMGTMQQAFPIARSRGCWFHYAQSLQRRTSKGL